The following proteins come from a genomic window of Alnus glutinosa chromosome 10, dhAlnGlut1.1, whole genome shotgun sequence:
- the LOC133880481 gene encoding squamosa promoter-binding-like protein 7 produces MEIGGNMFGQSNVNRGQNSNNPNIGWDISWELSTSRLDWGNNSGNTLYSSAATAAAAAGSSSATREEGSAAHAPFFFHHGDSIGLHGHQPLHYQQEQQATLYGTGDGSQRHPDPHLVCLNLGKRHYFEDAAHLGDRHVARSSSVGKRGKPYTTTSTDHRGSTGGGGPSSSSSSLPATVPRCQVEGCHVPLLNAKDYHRRHKVCEMHSKAPRVVVLGLEQRFCQQCSRFHAVSEFDDSKRSCRRRLAGHNERRRKSAHDSANRNTSQGGGFPYLSSPTGRALSLLSSKTDSWVSPADISSRSSAALRELIAEHRATIMAGPLIFDRDRYTENHGMEDLGSTQRRSNSVIPNQHQMFPEQHSWNRYHESDTQLTLDLMQASSSAFGLLSVRGKSKEEEEECSDLWNSFHGAHEI; encoded by the exons ATGGAGATTGGCGGGAACATGTTTGGTCAGAGCAACGTTAACAGGGGGCAGAACAGTAATAATCCAAATATTGGCTGGGATATCAGCTGGGAGCTCAGTACTTCGAGGCTGGATTGGGGAAATAATAGTGGCAACACGCTGTACTCCAGCGCAGCCACCGCCGCAGCAGCGGCGGGGAGTTCAAGCGCGACGCGTGAAGAGGGGAGTGCGGCCCACGCGCCGTTTTTCTTTCACCACGGCGATAGTATCGGTCTACACGGCCACCAGCCATTGCACTACCAGCAGGAGCAGCAAGCCACTCTCTACGGCACCGGAGATGGGTCCCAGCGCCATCCGGACCCACACCTGGTGTGCTTGAATCTGGGCAAGAGGCACTACTTCGAGGACGCTGCCCATCTGGGTGATCGCCACGTGGCCAGGTCGTCATCTGTAGGCAAGAGAGGCAAACCCTACACCACCACCAGTACTGATCATAGAGGTAGTACTGGTGGTGGTGGGCCTTCCTCCTCTTCCTCGTCCTTGCCGGCGACGGTGCCAAGATGCCAGGTGGAGGGTTGCCACGTGCCGCTTCTGAACGCCAAGGATTACCACCGGAGGCACAAGGTCTGTGAAATGCACTCAAAGGCTCCCCGGGTCGTCGTTCTAGGGTTAGAACAGCGCTTCTGTCAGCAGTGTAGCAG GTTTCATGCGGTGTCAGAATTCGACGACTCGAAGAGGAGCTGCAGGAGGAGATTAGCGGGGCACAACGAGCGAAGAAGGAAGAGCGCTCATGATTCTGCTAACAGGAACACTTCTCAag GTGGGGGATTTCCATACTTATCATCACCGACAGGacgtgctctctctcttctgtcatccAAGACCGATTCCTGGGTTTCTCCTGCTGATATCTCCTCAAGATCCAGTGCAGCACTTCGTGAACTGATAGCAGAACACCGGGCAACCATCATGGCCGGGCCGCTCATTTTCGATCGGGACCG gTATACAGAAAACCACGGAATGGAGGATCTAGGCAGCACCCAACGGAGGTCTAACTCCGTCATACCGAACCAGCACCAAATGTTTCCCGAGCAACATAGTTGGAATCGGTACCATGAAAGTGACACTCAATTGACACTAGATCTCATGCAGGCTTCTAGCTCGGCATTTGGATTACTGTCTGTGAGGGGAAAGAgtaaggaagaggaagaagagtgtTCTGATCTATGGAACTCCTTTCATGGAGCCcatgaaatctga